A window of the Brassica napus cultivar Da-Ae chromosome A2, Da-Ae, whole genome shotgun sequence genome harbors these coding sequences:
- the LOC106390303 gene encoding ribosomal protein L11 methyltransferase: MSAWQFIKHFPCTNLSRHILRVKPRRCFTSSTPPPSSFSVTACLSTSSSSESFADAPYLSVRIHCPKHVVDPFSEALLCFGASSVAVDEDDEEDEDVTSGSSLASKEICIESIFPVNEEVKMCISQAANSIGLKEIPKFKVELGDEQDWVTKNQESFQPVEIAERLWIVPEWISPPVAEGVNIILNPGLAFGTGEHPTTKLCLLLLQSLIKGGEAFLDYGTGSGILAIAALKFGAASSAGVDIDPLAIKSASHNAALNNIPPEKLELHLAPSDNREMQLGKEQFDVIIANILLNPVMELADHILSFAKPGAAIGISGILSEQLPNVKERYSPLLEDISVATIGDWVCMSGTKKRS; the protein is encoded by the exons atgtcagcTTGGCAATTCATCAAACACTTTCCGTGCACGAATCTCTCCCGCCATATCCTCAGAGTCAAACCTCGCCGCTGCTTCACTTCCTCTACTCCTCCTCCCTCCTCCTTTTCAGTCACCGCGTGTCTCTCTACATCTTCCTCATCTGAGTCCTTCGCTGATGCACCTTACCTCTCAGTTCGTATCCACTGTCCTAAACATGTCGTC GATCCTTTCTCGGAGGCGTTGTTGTGTTTTGGAGCGAGCTCAGTAGCTGTAGATgaagacgacgaagaagatgaagatgtgaCTTCTGGGTCTTCTCTTGCTTCCAAAGAG ATATGTATAGAATCAATATTTCCTGTGAACGAGGAAGTGAAAATGTGCATTTCACAGGCTGCAAACTCCATTGGCTTGAAGGAGATACCGAAATTCAAAGTTGAACTGGGGGATGAACAGGACTGGGTTACCAAGAACCAG GAATCGTTTCAGCCTGTTGAAATCGCCGAGAGGCTTTGGATCGTACCTGAGTGGATATCCCCTCCT GTCGCTGAAGGAGTAAACATAATTCTGAATCCTGGACTTGCGTTTGGGACTGGAGAACATCCCACGACTAAGCTGTGTCTATTGCTTCTACAAAGTTTGATAAAAGGCGGAGAGGCTTTCCTAGACTATGGTACTGGTTCAGGAATACTTGCAATCGCAGCCCTCAAG TTTGGTGCTGCATCATCTGCTGGTGTTGATATTGATCCACTGGCAATTAAATCTGCTAGTCACAATGCAGCTCTGAACAACATTCCACCGGAGAAACTGGAGCTGCACCTTGCACCAAGTGATAATAGAGAGATGCAATTGGGAAAAGAACAGTTTGATGTGATCATTGCAAACATACTCCTGAACCCGGTTATGGAACTGGCGGATCATATCCTTTCATTTGCGAAACCCGGGGCAGCCATTGGCATTTCTGGTATCCTCTCTGAACAG CTTCCAAATGTAAAAGAACGGTACTCTCCGTTATTGGAGGACATATCTGTGGCCACAATAGGTGATTGGGTTTGCATGAGCGGTACCAAGAAAAGGAGTTGA
- the LOC106390293 gene encoding suppressor protein SRP40-like: protein MGKSSSSSKKLKRSSKEDPSKLRSVKKKTKTKRSKSKKIRRIKDSSSDESDSDSSFYSSSSEDDYRREKKRRSKVSKRKKRSRKRYSSGSESDDEEDDDIKKKKRSKRKDQRIVTKKKKKRSRRDSSSSSTSSDDGSESDGMRITREKGRRVKDASEEPDECWQVEDEKKNSKKLKSIVVVTYNHDDGDERKEDMVESDENVIVDDQRDGEATALSSPAHDNRRIGYDDFEEFTNSETSKASYPDNCLKGDDLEAILKERALENLKRFRGETQRNGTVSKEVSSVSEGETLQTESEKFEESQERLEGDKDLVASQVVNVKESGTGLADLPSQQSGDTVKVKAGPGISSCTATKRKLIRPVLGQESVNLASRKEAAACQDAEAESISGKSCLESSLALATKNVGESIEPTKVTSTSPPHDDTEALDENKGESQSEQRTNDESQYEKKTMTVMRGGEMVQVSYKVYIPKKRQLRR, encoded by the exons ATGGGCAAATCTTCATCTTCCTCTAAGAAACTTAAACGCTCCTCTAAAGAAGATCCCTCTAAG TTGCGATcggtgaagaagaagacgaagacgaagagAAGCAAATCGAAGAAGATTCGTCGGATTAAAGACTCTTCTTCTGATGAGAGTGATTCAGATTCTTCTTTCTACTCTTCGAGCTCTGAAGATGATTACAGGAGAGAGAAGAAGCGTAGGTCTAAAGTCAGCAAAAGGAAGAAGAGGTCACGTAAGAGGTATTCTAGTGGTAGCGAGagtgatgatgaagaggatgatgatataaagaaaaagaaaaggtcTAAGAGGAAGGACCAACGTATAgtgaccaagaagaagaagaagagaagtagGAGAGATTCTAGTTCAAGCTCCACTAGTAGTGATGACGGTAGTGAGAGTGATGGAATGAGAATCACTagagaaaaaggaagaagagttAAGGATGCTTCAGAGGAACCTGATGAATGCTGGCAAGTGGAGGATGAGAAGAAGAACTCCAAAAAGCTTAAATCGATTGTTGTGGTGACGTATAATCACGATGATGGTGATGAGAGAAAGGAGGACATGGTGGAATCTGATGAGAATGTGATTGTGGATGACCAGAGAGACGGTGAAGCTACTGCTCTCTCTTCTCCTGCTCATGACAACAGACGTATTGGGTATGATGATTTCGAGGAGTTTACTAATTCTGAAACTAGCAAAGCTTCTTATCCAGACAATTGCTTGAAAGGTGATGACTTGGAAGCTATTCTAAAGGAAAGAGCCTTGGAGAATTTAAAAAGGTTCCGTGGAGAGACCCAGAGGAATGGAACAGTTAGTAAAGAGGTGTCTTCTGTTTCCGAAGGAGAAACTCTGCAAACCGAATCTGAAAAATTTGAAGAGTCACAAGAGCGCCTTGAGGGAGACAAAGATCTTGTGGCTTCACAAGTTGTTAATGTGAAGGAATCTGGAACAGGGTTGGCTGATCTTCCCTCTCAACAGTCTGGTGATACTGTCAAGGTTAAAGCTGGTCCTGGAATTAGCTCTTGTACAGCAACCAAACGGAAGTTGATTAGACCCGTATTGGGACAAGAAAGTGTGAACCTGGCTAGCAGGAAAGAAGCCGCTGCATGTCAAGATGCTGAAGCAGAGAGCATCAGTGGCAAGAGTTGTCTAGAAAGTTCTTTAGCTCTGGCAACAAAGAATGTAGGGGAAAGCATAGAACCAACAAAAGTTACCTCTACGTCTCCTCCTCATGATGATACTGAGGCATTAGATGAAAACAAAGGAGAGTCTCAGTCTGAACAGAGGACAAATGATGAGTCACAGTACGAAAAGAAAACAATGACTGTGATGAGGGGTGGAGAAATGGTTCAG gtgaGTTACAAGGTCTACATTCCTAAGAAGAGACAACTGAGGAGGTGA
- the LOC106418632 gene encoding PRA1 family protein H-like: MVMEATRRMSFSANPLSLTTEAKRPTALSAQLVAVFSLLTINPFSDLAADDFSGDTRTWTTSFFCDSDSYSFPSTSHEARNRVHENVKRFARNYATLFILFFTYELFEMPLALLGFVTSYAFWELFKFCVDRWESNRHPLIRKILIRVALCGKYPVDVSFLVLWFCIVNLVDMDPKMIFLLS; the protein is encoded by the exons atggtaatggAAGCGACAAGAAGAATGAGTTTCTCTGCTAATCCTCTCTCGCTAACCACTGAAGCTAAACGTCCTACGGCTCTGTCGGCTCAGCTCGTCGCTGTCTTCTCTCTTCTAACAATCAACCCTTTCTCGGACCTCGCAGCCGATGATTTCTCCGGAGATACGCGGACATGGACAACCAGTTTCTTCTGCGACTCTGACTCTTATTCGTTCCCGTCGACTTCTCATGAAGCTAGAAACAGAGTCCATGAGAATGTCAAGAGATTCGCTAGGAACTACGCAACACTCTTCATCCTCTTCTTCACTTACGAACT GTTTGAGATGCCACTAGCGTTGCTAGGATTTGTAACAAGCTATGCCTTTTGGGAGCTGTTCAAATTCTGCGTCGACAGATGGGAATCCAATCGGCATCCCTTGATCAGAAAAATCTTAATCCGTGTAGCACTATGTGGTAAGTATCCAGTAGATGTTTCTTTCTTGGTTCTTTGGTTTTGCATAGTTAACCTTGTTGATATGGACCCTAAGATGATATTTTTACTTAGTTGA
- the LOC106390285 gene encoding protein yippee-like At5g53940 yields the protein MGRIFTVELEGRSYRCRFCRTHLALPNDLISKSFHCRREKAYLFNRSVNISMGPLEERMMLSGMHTVADIFCCCCGQNVGWKYESAHEKDQKYKEGKFVLERGRIMDETSTEVCIDTRSDTEDS from the exons atgGGAAGGATATTTACGGTGGAACTTGAGGGAAGATCTTACAGATGCAGGTTTTGCAGAACCCATCTTGCTCTTCCCAATGATCTTATTTCCAAG TCTTTCCATTGCCGGAGAGAAAAGGCTTACCTCTTCAATCGTTC AGTGAACATAAGTATGGGTCCTTTAGAGGAAAGGATGATGCTTTCGGGTATGCATACCGTTGCTGATATTTTCTGCTGTTGCTGCGGACAGAATGTTGGCTGGAAATAT GAATCAGCGCATGAGAAAGATCAGAAATATAAAGAAGGCAAATTTGTTCTGGAAAG AGGAAGGATCATGGATGAAACATCAACAGAGGTTTGCATCGATACTCGAAGCGACACAGAAGATTCTTAA